A DNA window from Syngnathus typhle isolate RoL2023-S1 ecotype Sweden linkage group LG2, RoL_Styp_1.0, whole genome shotgun sequence contains the following coding sequences:
- the csrnp2 gene encoding cysteine/serine-rich nuclear protein 2 → MEAGSSLSLKRRYEEVDNGSPFSTPKDSDDDISSSDSADSCDSLNPSSRTEFTPTSILRQHKLSPGRKRVRFDAVTVYYFPRRQGFTSVPSQGGSSLGMAHNHSSIRRYTLGEFAREQETSHRHTLRQHLRQEKLNARKLKLTRNGTVECAQAELLTLDDVSDEDLDVDAVEVDDCFFLQPLPTKRRRALLRASGIARIDAREKTELRAIRLSREECGCDCRLYCDPRHCGCSQAGIKCQVDRMSFPCGCSRDGCGNLAGRVEFNPLRVRTHYLHTIMKLDLEKRRVLLQVPGETYTESDRVSSPFSASPGSEESGVRACVSEAEEDILERENETAVLHLQSAEEQERREREVRAEEPQVEEVLLQGPFPTGTAVLCINQEEESPADLLKDSAPLNYYQLSSIEPATLEPTEEEVQEAPGDESFQSDQSKLAHHEGCLEESVQVAAVTDSLPPDV, encoded by the exons ATGGAGGCAGGTTCTTCCCTCAGCCTCAAACGACGATATGAAGAAGTGGACAACGGCTCTCCCTTTTCTACACCCAAAGACTCTGACGATGATATCTCCAGCAGTGACAGCGCTGACAGCTGCGACAGCCTCAACCCATCCTCCAGGACAGAATTCACTC CCACCTCAATCCTCAGACAGCACAAGCTGTCGCCTGGAAGAAAGAGGGTGCGTTTCGATGCCGTTACAGTGTATTATTTCCCCCGGAGGCAGGGCTTCACGAGCGTGCCCAGCCAAGGGGGCAGCTCGTTGGGCATGGCCCACAACCACTCCTCCATCCGACGTTACACGCTGGGCGAGTTTGCTCGGGAGCAGGAGACCAGCCACCGACACACCTTACGCCAACACCTGCGCCAGGAGAAGCTCAACGCCCGCAAGCTGAAG CTGACCAGGAACGGCACGGTGGAGTGCGCCCAAGCCGAACTGCTTACTCTGGACGACGTTTCGGATGAGGACCTCGACGTGGACGCCGTGGAGGTGGATGACTGCTTCTTCCTTCAGCCGCTGCCCACCAAGCGGCGCAGAGCCCTTCTGCGAGCCTCTGGAATCGCACGCATCGACGCTCGAGAGAAAACGGAGCTCCGAGCCATCCGCCTGTCCCGGGAGGAATGTGGCTGCGACTGCCGTCTGTACTGCGACCCTCGACACTGCGGCTGCAGCCAGGCCGGCATCAAATGCCAG GTGGATAGAATGTCCTTCCCATGCGGTTGCTCCAGAGATGGTTGCGGAAATTTAGCAGGGCGAGTCGAGTTCAACCCTCTTCGTGTCCGAACGCACTACCTGCACACCATCATGAAGTTGGACCTGGAGAAGAGGAGGGTGCTGCTACAAGTGCCCGGGGAGACATACACCGAGTCGGACCGGGTGTCCTCCCCGTTCTCCGCATCCCCGGGCTCGGAAGAGAGCGGGGTGCGTGCATGTGTctcggaggcggaggaggacatCCTTGAGCGGGAGAATGAGACCGCCGTGTTGCACCTGCAGAGCGCCGAGGAACAGGAGAGACGGGAAAGGGAGGTTCGGGCAGAGGAGCCGCAAGTGGAGGAGGTACTCCTGCAGGGGCCTTTCCCGACTGGGACCGCCGTGCTCTGCATCAACCAAGAGGAGGAGAGTCCCGCAGACCTTCTCAAAGACTCCGCCCCTCTCAACTACTATCAACTCAGCTCCATAGAGCCGGCCACTCTGGAGCCGACAGAGGAGGAGGTTCAAGAGGCCCCAGGGGACGAGTCTTTCCAAAGCGACCAATCGAAGCTCGCCCATCATGAAGGATGTCTCGAAGAAAGTGTGCAAGTAGCAGCGGTGACGGACTCGCTTCCTCCTGATGTTTAG